A single region of the Triticum dicoccoides isolate Atlit2015 ecotype Zavitan chromosome 2B, WEW_v2.0, whole genome shotgun sequence genome encodes:
- the LOC119363184 gene encoding probable serine/threonine-protein kinase WNK5 → MPPNSTPQRRAQLQQHHHRPVTAGGRSQEAAMSAVASDEEAFQEVDPTGRFGRYAAVLGLGSVKKVYRGFDQEEGIEVAWNRVRLRALAERDPSMVDRLHAEVRLLRSLHHDHIIGFHKVWLDRDAGVLNFITEVCNSGSLRDYRDRHKHVSLKALKKWARQILEGLDHLHTHDPCIIHRDLNCSNVFINGNTGQVKIGDLGLAAIVDKDHTAHTILGTPEFMAPELYSETYTESVDIYAYAMCVLEMVTREMPYGECESVVQIYHSVTNGVPPAALRRLRDPEMRAFIQRCIGKPRNRPSAADLLRDPFFHGIDDDTTGTLS, encoded by the exons ATGCCCCCGAACTCGACGCCGCAGCGCCGCGCGCAGCTGCAGCAGCACCACCACCGCCCCGTCACCGCCGGCGGCAGGAGCCAGGAGGCGGCCATGTCGGCGGTGGCGTCCGACGAGGAGGCGTTCCAGGAGGTGGACCCGACGGGGCGGTTCGGGCGGTACGCGGCCGTGCTGGGGCTCGGCTCCGTCAAGAAGGTGTACCGCGGCTTCGACCAGGAGGAGGGCATCGAGGTGGCGTGGAACCGGGTGCGCCTGCGCGCGCTGGCGGAGCGCGACCCCTCCATGGTCGACCGCCTCCACGCCGAGGTGCGCCTCCTCCGCTCCCTCCACCACGACCACATCATCGGCTTCCACAAGGTCTGGCTCGACCGCGACGCCGGCGTCCTCAACTTCATCACCGAGGTCTGCAATTCCGGGAGCCTCCGCGACTACCGCGACCGGCACAAGCACGTCTCCCTCAAGGCGCTCAAGAAGTGGGCGCGCCAGATCCTCGAGGGCCTCGACCACCTCCACACCCACGACCCCTGCATCATCCACCGCGACCTCAACTGCAGCAACGTCTTCATCAACGGCAACACCGGCCAG GTGAAGATCGGCGACCTCGGGCTGGCGGCGATCGTGGACAAGGACCACACGGCGCACACGATCCTGGGCACGCCCGAGTTCATGGCGCCGGAGCTCTACTCGGAGACGTACACGGAGTCGGTGGACATCTACGCGTACGCGATGTGCGTGCTGGAGATGGTGACGCGGGAGATGCCCTACGGCGAGTGCGAGAGCGTGGTGCAGATCTACCACAGCGTCACCAACGGCGTGCCGCCCGCCGCGCTCCGGCGCCTCAGGGACCCGGAGATGCGGGCCTTCATCCAGCGCTGCATCGGCAAGCCGCGGAACCGCCCCTCCGCCGCCGACCTCCTGCGGGACCCTTTCTTCCACGGTATCGACGACGACACCACCGGCACGCTCAGCTAG